The following coding sequences lie in one Mycobacterium sp. DL440 genomic window:
- a CDS encoding acyltransferase family protein: MQVIVDDPVRVPVATRQVRDDLIGLSGVAIVMVVVCHFWLGWASGGVDVLLVLSGFFVGSRVLRGIGAASPSALAAEAGRVARWVVPPLVLVLVVSAVLTVLIQPQTRWESFAEQTLAGLGFYQNWQLLQSANDYVQAGEAVTPLHHLWAVSVLGQFALAFVVLAAAVIVLTLRRGGTARRPILVAVSGIAMAASLYYALTTQSDSPMLGYYSTAARGWELLAGVMAAAVVAGPVGRIRWRGWLRAGATAAGLAAILVCGVLTDRTVQSPGVWTLIPVAATLLIIVSGVAETSSKTNEFLRSAPLVAVGAIAYPLYLWHWPLLIFWLATINDDAVGPADGIAVMLVTVLLAVLTARWAQLPWRRGAGLRMVSGAVVVLVAVTLVAMSLMWQGHVALARASGAELGMLSIRDYPGAQALIGNHRVAKLPMRPSALEADDDIPPSSIDHCVTGFTGDEVVTCVYGDPKGAHTIALAGGSHSEHWLTALHQIGRQHGFKVTTYLKFGCPLTTKLVPIIAGSFDKYPSCRTWSDNALAQIIADRPDYVFFTSTRPILNGPGDYVPDYYLGIWDELSANGIPMIGMRDTPWMIRDGWFFSPVDCLSKGGDAESCGVPRDEALAQRNPTLDHLADYPLMKVLDLSDAVCRPTICRAVEGNVLVYHDVHHLSAVYVRTLATELARQMSDALGWW, from the coding sequence GTGCAGGTGATTGTTGACGATCCGGTTCGCGTTCCTGTTGCCACGCGGCAGGTTCGTGATGACCTGATCGGATTGAGCGGTGTGGCCATCGTGATGGTGGTCGTCTGCCATTTCTGGCTCGGATGGGCATCTGGCGGGGTGGATGTCCTGCTGGTCCTGTCCGGCTTCTTCGTCGGCAGTCGCGTTCTACGCGGAATCGGTGCCGCGAGCCCCTCCGCCTTGGCCGCCGAGGCGGGCCGGGTGGCGCGTTGGGTGGTGCCGCCGTTGGTTCTCGTGCTGGTCGTGTCCGCGGTGCTGACCGTGCTCATCCAGCCGCAGACCCGATGGGAGTCATTCGCCGAGCAGACCCTGGCAGGCCTGGGCTTTTACCAGAATTGGCAGTTGCTCCAGTCGGCGAACGACTATGTGCAGGCCGGTGAGGCGGTGACGCCGCTGCACCACCTGTGGGCGGTCTCGGTGCTGGGCCAGTTCGCGCTCGCGTTCGTCGTGCTGGCCGCTGCGGTCATCGTGCTGACGTTGCGTCGCGGTGGTACCGCGCGACGCCCGATTCTGGTGGCTGTGTCCGGTATCGCGATGGCGGCGTCGCTCTACTACGCGCTCACCACGCAGTCGGACAGCCCGATGCTCGGCTACTACAGCACCGCCGCTCGGGGCTGGGAGTTGTTGGCGGGGGTGATGGCGGCGGCCGTCGTGGCCGGCCCGGTGGGCCGGATCCGGTGGCGCGGCTGGTTGCGGGCCGGTGCGACGGCAGCCGGGTTGGCGGCAATCCTGGTGTGCGGTGTGCTCACCGATCGGACCGTGCAGTCCCCGGGCGTCTGGACGTTGATTCCGGTGGCAGCGACGCTGCTGATCATTGTCAGCGGCGTCGCGGAGACGTCGTCGAAGACGAACGAATTCTTGCGCAGCGCTCCGTTGGTCGCGGTCGGTGCGATCGCCTATCCGCTGTACCTCTGGCACTGGCCGTTGTTGATCTTCTGGTTGGCGACCATCAACGACGATGCCGTCGGTCCGGCCGACGGCATCGCGGTCATGCTGGTCACGGTGCTGCTGGCGGTACTCACCGCGCGGTGGGCTCAGCTGCCGTGGCGTCGTGGGGCCGGCCTGCGGATGGTGTCGGGTGCGGTCGTGGTGTTGGTCGCGGTGACGCTCGTGGCGATGTCACTCATGTGGCAGGGACATGTGGCCTTGGCCCGGGCCAGCGGCGCGGAACTGGGCATGCTCTCGATTCGTGACTATCCGGGCGCGCAGGCGCTCATCGGGAATCACCGAGTGGCAAAGCTGCCGATGCGCCCGAGCGCGCTGGAGGCCGATGACGACATTCCGCCGTCGTCGATCGACCATTGCGTCACCGGATTCACCGGTGATGAGGTCGTCACGTGCGTCTACGGAGATCCCAAGGGCGCCCACACGATTGCGTTGGCCGGCGGGTCGCACTCCGAGCACTGGCTGACCGCGCTTCATCAGATCGGACGTCAACACGGCTTCAAGGTGACCACCTACCTGAAGTTCGGCTGTCCGCTGACCACCAAACTTGTGCCGATCATCGCCGGGTCCTTCGACAAATACCCGTCCTGTCGGACGTGGTCGGACAACGCCTTGGCGCAGATCATCGCCGACCGGCCGGACTACGTGTTCTTCACCTCGACGCGCCCGATTCTCAACGGCCCGGGCGACTACGTGCCCGATTACTACTTGGGGATCTGGGATGAGTTGTCCGCCAATGGAATTCCGATGATCGGTATGCGGGACACGCCGTGGATGATCCGTGACGGGTGGTTCTTCTCACCGGTCGACTGTCTATCCAAGGGCGGTGACGCCGAGTCTTGCGGGGTGCCGCGCGACGAAGCCCTGGCCCAGCGCAATCCCACCCTCGACCACCTGGCCGACTATCCGCTGATGAAGGTCCTCGACCTCAGCGACGCGGTGTGCCGGCCGACGATCTGCCGCGCCGTCGAGGGCAACGTGCTGGTCTACCACGATGTCCACCACCTGTCGGCGGTCTACGTGCGCACTCTCGCCACCGAGTTGGCGCGGCAGATGTCCGACGCCCTCGGTTGGTGGTAG
- a CDS encoding nitroreductase family deazaflavin-dependent oxidoreductase produces MTEHAELSPTDWVRDQTQRILEQGTTDGVEVLDRPIVLFTTTGAKSGKKRYVPLMRVEENGRYAMVASKGGAPEHPSWYFNVKANPAVTVQDGDKTASLTAREISGDEREHWWKLAVEAYPPYAEYQTKTDRQIPVFIVE; encoded by the coding sequence GTGACTGAGCATGCCGAACTGAGCCCGACCGACTGGGTACGCGACCAGACCCAACGCATCCTGGAACAAGGCACCACCGACGGCGTCGAGGTGCTCGACCGCCCCATCGTGCTGTTCACGACGACCGGCGCCAAGTCCGGCAAGAAGCGCTACGTACCGCTGATGCGCGTGGAAGAGAACGGCCGCTACGCGATGGTGGCCTCCAAGGGCGGCGCCCCGGAGCACCCGTCGTGGTACTTCAACGTGAAGGCCAACCCTGCCGTGACGGTGCAGGACGGTGACAAGACCGCATCGCTGACTGCTCGCGAAATCTCCGGCGACGAGCGCGAGCACTGGTGGAAGCTGGCCGTCGAGGCCTACCCGCCGTACGCCGAGTACCAGACCAAGACCGACCGACAGATTCCGGTCTTCATCGTCGAATAA
- a CDS encoding NADPH:quinone oxidoreductase family protein: MRAAQITRLDGPDTVQVAEVEEPSGADEVVIDVHAAGVAFPDALLTRGLYQYKPELPFTPGAEVAGVVRSAPDGAHVSAGDRVLGLTMLSGGMAEVVALPAERVFALPDAVSFEAGAGILFNDLTVQFALRTRGRLAKGETVLVHGAAGGIGTSALRLAPALGAARTIAVVSTQEKAEIARAAGASDVVLADGFRDAVKELTDGRGVDIVVDPVGGDRFTDSLRSLTVGGRLLVIGFTGGEIPTVKVNRLLLNNVDVVGAGWGAWTFSHPGYLQEQWAELQPLLASGAVPAPQPEVYPLEQAAQAIASLENRSAKGKVVLKLR, translated from the coding sequence ATGCGTGCAGCACAGATCACCCGGCTCGACGGTCCCGACACAGTGCAGGTGGCCGAGGTGGAGGAACCCTCCGGTGCCGATGAAGTCGTGATCGATGTCCACGCCGCCGGAGTCGCATTCCCGGACGCCCTGCTCACCCGCGGGCTCTACCAGTACAAGCCGGAGCTTCCGTTCACCCCGGGCGCCGAGGTCGCCGGCGTGGTCCGCAGCGCCCCCGACGGAGCTCACGTCAGCGCCGGTGACCGCGTGCTGGGCCTGACCATGCTCTCCGGCGGCATGGCCGAAGTCGTCGCCCTGCCCGCCGAGCGGGTGTTCGCGCTGCCGGACGCGGTGTCGTTCGAGGCCGGCGCCGGCATCCTGTTCAACGACCTGACAGTCCAGTTCGCCTTGCGCACCCGTGGCCGGTTGGCCAAGGGCGAGACCGTGCTGGTGCACGGGGCGGCGGGTGGCATCGGCACCTCGGCTCTGCGGCTGGCGCCGGCGCTGGGGGCCGCACGCACCATCGCGGTGGTGTCCACCCAGGAGAAGGCCGAGATCGCCCGGGCCGCGGGAGCATCGGATGTGGTGCTGGCCGACGGGTTCCGTGATGCGGTAAAGGAACTCACCGACGGCCGCGGTGTGGATATCGTCGTCGACCCGGTCGGCGGTGACCGCTTCACCGACTCACTGCGATCGCTGACGGTGGGCGGACGGTTGTTGGTCATCGGGTTCACCGGCGGCGAGATCCCCACCGTCAAGGTCAATCGCCTGCTGCTCAACAACGTCGACGTGGTCGGCGCGGGCTGGGGCGCCTGGACGTTCTCCCATCCCGGCTACCTGCAGGAGCAGTGGGCTGAATTGCAGCCCCTGCTCGCTTCTGGCGCGGTGCCCGCACCGCAACCCGAGGTGTATCCGCTCGAGCAGGCCGCTCAGGCCATCGCGTCGCTGGAAAACCGCAGCGCCAAGGGCAAGGTGGTGCTGAAGCTTCGCTGA
- a CDS encoding acyl-CoA dehydrogenase family protein, with the protein MTATAAPAAKKSTYRPLELFDTDRLLDHDEREIAATVRKFVDTRLKPNVGEWFESATLPRELAKEFGKLGVLGMHLHGYGCAGTNAVSYGLACIELEAGDSGFRSFVSVQGSLSMFSIYRYGSEEQKNEWLPRLAAGDAIGCFGLTEPDFGSNPAGMRTRGRRDGSDWVLNGTKMWITNGNLADVATVWAQTDDGIRGFLVPTDTPGFTANEIHRKLSLRASVTSELVLDNVRLPASAQLPLAEGLSAPLSCLNEARFGIVFGSLGAARDSLETAIDYAGSREVFDKPLTSYQLTQEKLANMTIELGKGMLLAIHLGRIKDAEGVRPEQVSLGKLNNVREALAIARECRTLLGGSGITLEYSPLRHANNLESVLTYEGTSEMHLLAIGKALTGQSAFR; encoded by the coding sequence ATGACCGCCACTGCCGCACCGGCCGCCAAGAAGTCCACCTACCGGCCGTTGGAGCTGTTCGACACCGACCGGCTGCTCGATCACGACGAACGCGAGATCGCGGCGACGGTTCGCAAATTTGTCGATACCCGGCTGAAGCCCAACGTCGGGGAATGGTTCGAATCGGCCACCCTGCCCAGGGAACTGGCCAAGGAGTTCGGCAAGCTCGGCGTACTCGGCATGCACCTGCACGGTTACGGCTGCGCGGGCACCAATGCCGTCAGCTATGGCCTGGCCTGCATTGAACTGGAAGCCGGGGACAGCGGGTTCCGCAGCTTCGTCTCCGTCCAGGGCTCGCTGTCGATGTTCTCGATCTATCGTTACGGCTCGGAGGAACAGAAGAACGAATGGCTGCCCCGGCTGGCCGCCGGTGACGCGATCGGCTGCTTCGGCCTCACCGAGCCCGACTTCGGTTCCAACCCCGCCGGCATGCGCACCCGAGGGCGCCGCGACGGCTCCGACTGGGTGCTCAACGGCACCAAGATGTGGATCACCAACGGCAACCTCGCCGACGTGGCCACGGTGTGGGCGCAGACCGATGACGGTATCCGCGGCTTCCTGGTACCCACCGACACACCGGGCTTCACCGCCAACGAGATTCATCGGAAGCTCTCCCTGCGGGCCTCGGTGACCTCCGAGCTCGTGCTGGACAACGTCCGACTGCCCGCCTCGGCGCAACTGCCGCTGGCCGAGGGACTGTCCGCCCCGCTGTCGTGCCTCAACGAAGCCCGGTTCGGCATCGTGTTCGGCTCCCTCGGCGCGGCCCGCGACAGCCTGGAGACCGCGATCGACTACGCCGGCTCGCGCGAGGTGTTCGACAAGCCGCTGACCAGCTATCAACTCACCCAGGAAAAGCTGGCCAACATGACCATCGAGCTCGGCAAGGGGATGCTGCTGGCGATCCACCTGGGCCGCATCAAGGACGCCGAAGGCGTCCGCCCCGAGCAGGTCAGCCTGGGCAAACTCAACAACGTCCGCGAAGCACTGGCCATCGCCCGGGAATGCCGAACCCTGTTGGGCGGCAGCGGAATCACCCTCGAATACTCACCGCTGCGCCACGCCAACAACCTGGAATCCGTCCTCACCTACGAGGGCACCTCCGAGATGCATCTGCTCGCCATCGGCAAGGCGCTGACCGGGCAGTCAGCCTTCCGCTGA